CCGCTGCTGGAGCGCGACCAGCACAAGGACCAGCGCCACGAGAATGAGGAAGAGAAGAACCTTGAGGGCGCGCGCCGCGGCGTTGCCCTTCCCACCTCGGGCTGCGCCCGTCACGTCCTGCTCCACCACCCGCACGTCCTGCCGCTGCTTCAACCTGAGGGAGACCGCCCGCCCCCGCCACCTCTCTGGCTGGCGCTCGGCGGTCGCGCTCATGCCCCGACTTGTAGAGCCAAAAGCCGCAAACCGGAATCGGCAAACACGCCCGCCCGACGTTGCACGGGAGAAACGAAAAGGGCGCCGCGATCTCTCGCGGCGCCCCTGAACCTCGTCCTACCCGCCTTCGGCGGCGGAAATCACTTGCCGACGGCGCGACGCACGGCGGCGATGATCTTGTCCTGCGTCGCCTCATCGAGATAGGCGTGCATGGGCAGGCTGATGACCTCGGCGCAGAGACCCTCGGCCACCGGCAGGCTATCGGCAGCGGCCGGATACTGCGCATAGGCCGGCTGGCGGTGCATAGCGATGCGGTAATAGACGGCGGTGGGAATGCCCTCCGCCTGAAGCGCCTTCGCCAGCGCATCGCGCACGCCGGGAGCGAAGCGCAGCGTGTACTGCGCCCACACGGAGGAAGCGCGCGGATCGACGAAGGGCACGGTGGCGATGTCGGCGAGCGCCTCATTGTAGCGGCGGGCGACCTTTTCGCGGGCGGCGATCTCGTCCTCGAAGATGGCGAGCTTCTCCAGCAGCACCGCCGCCTGGATGGTGTCGAGGCGCGCGGTCATGCCGATGCGGACATTCTCATACTTGTCCACGCCCTGGCCGTGCTCGCGCACGCTCTTGAGCACGGCAACGAGGTCGGCATCGTCGGTGAGGATGGCACCGCCGTCGCCGTAGCAGCCGAGCGGCTTTGCCGGGAAGAAGGAGGTGGCGGTGGCATCGCCGATGGAGCCGGTGCGCTTGTTGTTCCAGGTGCCGCCGAAGCCCTGCGCGGTGTCGCACAGCACCTTGAGGCCGTGCCGGGCGGCGATCGGCAGGATCGCGTCATAGTCGGCCGGCTGGCCGAACAGATCGACCGGGATCACCACCTTGGGGGTGAGGCCCTTTTCCTTGGCGACCGCAATGGCCTGCTCAAGGCTCGCCGGGTCCATGTTGAAGGTATCCGCCTTCACGTCCACGAACACCGGGGTCGCGCCCACCCACGGCACCACTTCGGCGGTGGCGCAGAAGGTGAAGGCCGGGCAGAAGACCGCATCGCCCGCGCCGATGCCCCAGGCCATCAGCAGCATGGCCAGCGCATCCGTGCCGCTGGAGCACGAGACCGCATATTTGGCGCCGGCGAAGGCGGCGAGCTCGGCCTCGAACTTCGTCACTTCCGGCCCGTTCACGAAGCGGCAGCTGTCCAGCACCGCCTGCACCGCCTGGTCCACCTTCGGTCCGAGACGGGCTTTCTGGGCGGCGAGGTCGATGAAGGGGATGGGCTGGGCGAAAGCCGGCGCCGGATGAAGCTGGGCAGCGGTCGAGGTCATGGGCACACGTTCCTGGCAGGCCGCGCGCAGAGGCGCGGGG
The Azorhizobium caulinodans ORS 571 genome window above contains:
- a CDS encoding DegT/DnrJ/EryC1/StrS family aminotransferase; translation: MTSTAAQLHPAPAFAQPIPFIDLAAQKARLGPKVDQAVQAVLDSCRFVNGPEVTKFEAELAAFAGAKYAVSCSSGTDALAMLLMAWGIGAGDAVFCPAFTFCATAEVVPWVGATPVFVDVKADTFNMDPASLEQAIAVAKEKGLTPKVVIPVDLFGQPADYDAILPIAARHGLKVLCDTAQGFGGTWNNKRTGSIGDATATSFFPAKPLGCYGDGGAILTDDADLVAVLKSVREHGQGVDKYENVRIGMTARLDTIQAAVLLEKLAIFEDEIAAREKVARRYNEALADIATVPFVDPRASSVWAQYTLRFAPGVRDALAKALQAEGIPTAVYYRIAMHRQPAYAQYPAAADSLPVAEGLCAEVISLPMHAYLDEATQDKIIAAVRRAVGK